The genomic window TCCTGGTAACGGATTCCTTTCATCTTTGGAGTAGCGTGATAGAGCTCGAAACCCAAGTCAAGGACATTTTGTTCGAACTGGCTTCCTCTGGTAAGGAATACAATCTTCAGGTTACAGTCTTCCGGCTTATACTGCTGTATTGCCTTTGCTATTTCGATTGCTCTGGTGGCATCTCCTCCGTTCTGGAATATGGTTGCTATTGCTATGGTTACAGTATACATGAGGGAACCTCTGATGTTTTTTATTTTCGTATTTCTAATAGGGCAATAAGTTGTTCCATAAACTGACTGCCATAATGAGTATAAATTGTAAATGTCTTTTTGGATAGGGTTGCAGAACTGTGTCCTGTTGGTCCTGATGTTTTTGAACAGCTTGTCAGTATGTTGTCTTGTTGTCAGTAAGAAGAGCACCTTGCTCCCTAAAAGAGGTCAGGTGGCCGTAAACAGGGAATGGGTTTCTAAGTCGATATTGTTTAGGTATACTATGTTTCATAGAATGTATATCAAGACTAAGTAAAGGGTGAGAGAAATGGAAATACAGCGAAATCTTTATTTGGAACAGCTAAAAGTCAGAAAACATAATGGATTGATTAAAGTAATTACAGGAGTCAGAAGATGTGGTAAATCTTATCTTCTTCTTAAGATTTTCCGCAATGATCTGATTGATGCAGGAGTTCCGGAAGATCATATTATCATGGTGATGCTGGATGATATTTCATATGATTGGTTGAGAGAGCCACATGTACTATACGATTACATTAAGAACCAGCTCAAGGACTCAGCACAGTACTATGTGTTGCTTGATGAAATTCAGTATGTTCCTGATTTTGTTGATGTCTTGAATGGCCTTTTGCATATTGATAATGTCGATGCATATGTAACAGGAAGTAACTCGAAATTCCTTTCTTCCGATATCCTTACAGAGTTTCGGGGAAGGGGAGATGAAGTAAGGATATACCCTCTGTCGTTTGCTGAATTCTTCTCTGTCTATGATGGCAGTGCGGAAGAAGCTTGGGATGATTATATGGTTTATGGCGGAATGCCTCAAATTACAATAAT from Spirochaetia bacterium includes these protein-coding regions:
- a CDS encoding ATP-binding protein, with the protein product MEIQRNLYLEQLKVRKHNGLIKVITGVRRCGKSYLLLKIFRNDLIDAGVPEDHIIMVMLDDISYDWLREPHVLYDYIKNQLKDSAQYYVLLDEIQYVPDFVDVLNGLLHIDNVDAYVTGSNSKFLSSDILTEFRGRGDEVRIYPLSFAEFFSVYDGSAEEAWDDYMVYGGMPQITIMKDEEQKSTYLIRLFQETYLKDIVERNQIKNKDDLDELVNILASSIGSLTNPTKLERTFKSIKHSTVTAKTIKAYIDALRDAFLVVGAQRYDIKGKRYINTPIKYYYVDTGLRNARLNFRQIEETHLMENIIFNELCIR